Below is a genomic region from Pseudomonas svalbardensis.
TCGGGAATTTCCGGGATGTCGGACTGGCGATAGAAGGTTACGCGGTCCACATCCAGGCCACCGGCCAGCCAGGTCGCGGCGATTTCCAGACGCGAGCGCTGGATGCGCAGCGGGTCATCGCATTTGATCAGGGCGTGGTAGTCGGCCAGGAAGTAGAACGAATCGGCATTGCTGTCACGGCTGGCGATGATCGCCGGACGGATAGCGCCGGCGTAGTTGCCCAGGTGCGGCGTGCCGGTGGTGGTGATGCCGGTGAGGATACGGGTACGAGTCGTCATGGGTAATCGCTTGTCAGACTGCAATCAATTCGAAAGGCGCGGCAGGATCAGATCCTTGAGATCGGTCAGCTTGCCATGAAAAAAGTGTCCGCATTCTGCCACTTTCAGCAGCTCATGGGGGCGCTCGAGTTTCGAGGACCAGTCGTAGACGGCTTGCGGATCGATGACTTCGTCGGTTTCCGGCTGGATCAGCGTTAGCTCGCCTTGCTGCGGCAGTTGATCCTGATCGCCCAGGCGCATGACCGCTGGCGCAACCATGAACAAATGCTTGAGCTGTTCGCCCTTGGCTTCCAGTCGTCCGCCGAGACTTGCTGCAACAAAACCGCCGAAGGAGAATCCGAACAGCGTCAGCGGCAACTCGGGGTGTTTGGCTCGTAGCCATTCGGCCACCGCCTGGGCATCATCGACTTCGCCCGTGCCCATATCGTGGGTGCCTTCACTGGCACCCACGCCGCGATAATTGAAACGCAAAGTAATCAAACCGGCATCGCGCGCGGTGCGCTGCAAGGTCGAGACGACTTTGTTGAGCATGGTGCCGCCCTGCACCGGGTTCGGGTGGCAGATCAGCGCAACGCCGCGCGGCTGCTCATTATCCAGATACAAAGCTTCCAGTTGACCGACCGGGCCATCAATCACTACAGGGGTTTCGCGCATAAGCAAGGAAGGAACTCCGTGACCTCGAATCGGGTCGACTCGTCTAGCAAATTGTCTGTGCCAATCTATTGCGAGTGAATCGCGGTATACAGCGCAGGTTCGAGCCGTTAACGTAAAGCAAAGCCGTTTATAGAGGAAGGACTCGTGGAACACTCGCTCTTAGTTTGGTTGTTGCCGACTCTTGCCCTGGTTGTGGGTGTCGCCATTGGTTTCCTGATCGCTCGCCTGGTGCCGAATGCCGCTCCTAGCAGCACACAACGTCAGCTGGATGACGTTCAGGAACGTTTCGACAGTTATCAGAACGAGGTGGTCACCCACTTCAATAGCACTGCAACACTGGTCAAGAAGCTGACTCAGAGCTATCAGGAGGTGCAGGATCACCTCGCCGAGGGTGCCAACCGCCTGGCCCTGGACGAGCAAACCCGCCAACGCCTGCTGGCCTCCCTGCACGCCGACGCGGCAGTGGCCCCACGGGAACGCCTGACGCCGCCGCGCAATCAGGAGCCGCCTCGTGATTACGCCCCCAAAGCCCCGAACGCGCCGGGCATGCTCGATGAGCATTACGGCCTGAAGAAGTAATCAGGTTTCGCGCGATACAAAAAAGCCCGCCCGATCTGTTAAGGATCGGGCGGGCTTTTTTACGCCTGGGGTTCAGTCAGGCTGTTACTGGTACTGCTGAGTCGGTTGCTGATACTGCTGACCCGGAATCGCCTTCAGGTTGACCTCGACCCGGCGGTTCTGCGCCCGACCATTGACGTCACCGTTGCTGGCAATCG
It encodes:
- a CDS encoding YhcB family protein; this translates as MEHSLLVWLLPTLALVVGVAIGFLIARLVPNAAPSSTQRQLDDVQERFDSYQNEVVTHFNSTATLVKKLTQSYQEVQDHLAEGANRLALDEQTRQRLLASLHADAAVAPRERLTPPRNQEPPRDYAPKAPNAPGMLDEHYGLKK
- a CDS encoding alpha/beta hydrolase, with protein sequence MRETPVVIDGPVGQLEALYLDNEQPRGVALICHPNPVQGGTMLNKVVSTLQRTARDAGLITLRFNYRGVGASEGTHDMGTGEVDDAQAVAEWLRAKHPELPLTLFGFSFGGFVAASLGGRLEAKGEQLKHLFMVAPAVMRLGDQDQLPQQGELTLIQPETDEVIDPQAVYDWSSKLERPHELLKVAECGHFFHGKLTDLKDLILPRLSN